In Arcobacter sp. F155, one DNA window encodes the following:
- a CDS encoding NADH-ubiquinone oxidoreductase subunit E family protein, producing MKRFDLRPLKENFYDRMLELMDKDISKGENAIFLFEIGDFSCVQKSADVIKDAGYTLMNSIKFNEVDWTIVVKNEKPLVEEKVEENKEEDKED from the coding sequence ATGAAAAGATTTGATTTAAGACCATTAAAAGAGAACTTTTATGACAGAATGTTAGAGCTTATGGATAAAGATATTTCAAAAGGTGAAAATGCAATTTTTCTTTTTGAAATAGGTGACTTCTCATGTGTTCAAAAAAGTGCTGATGTTATTAAAGATGCTGGATATACACTTATGAATTCAATTAAATTCAATGAAGTTGATTGGACTATTGTTGTAAAAAATGAGAAGCCTTTAGTTGAAGAAAAAGTAGAAGAGAATAAAGAAGAAGATAAAGAGGACTAA
- a CDS encoding NADH-quinone oxidoreductase subunit C produces MRKYTPKNDVQKKSYFSDRFYIAPETSKKEVSSDEIYAYDIELLSNKFEVLNSYIEIDELVVFIKAEDNVNVLTFFKEALDYEMLMELSAIDYIAQRGGFEIFYEMLSLTKRKRVRIKTFIKEKQELNSVYEVFKMANWSEREMYDMYGVRVVNHPNLKRIIMPDDWYDHPLRKTYPLQGDEAASWYEVDKIFGKEAREEIGAEIRDSAAIDRYDTKRFSRLGHEVPYGVDITNGKEPEHTPLQYQEEGGVPIIKKFDENKSVTLKKRR; encoded by the coding sequence ATGAGAAAATATACACCTAAAAATGATGTACAAAAGAAATCATACTTTAGTGATAGATTCTATATTGCCCCTGAAACTTCAAAAAAAGAAGTAAGTAGTGATGAAATATATGCTTATGATATAGAGCTTTTAAGTAATAAGTTTGAGGTTTTAAATTCATATATTGAAATAGATGAGTTAGTGGTTTTTATAAAGGCTGAAGACAATGTAAATGTACTTACTTTTTTTAAAGAAGCTTTAGATTATGAGATGCTAATGGAACTTTCTGCAATTGATTATATTGCACAAAGAGGTGGCTTTGAGATTTTCTATGAAATGCTTTCATTAACAAAAAGAAAAAGAGTAAGAATTAAAACTTTCATCAAAGAAAAACAAGAACTAAACTCTGTTTATGAAGTATTTAAAATGGCAAACTGGTCTGAGAGGGAAATGTATGATATGTACGGTGTAAGAGTTGTAAACCATCCGAACTTAAAAAGAATCATTATGCCTGATGATTGGTATGACCATCCATTAAGAAAAACATATCCTTTACAAGGTGATGAAGCTGCATCTTGGTATGAAGTTGACAAAATCTTTGGTAAAGAAGCAAGGGAAGAGATAGGGGCTGAAATAAGAGACTCAGCAGCTATTGATAGATATGACACAAAAAGATTTTCAAGATTAGGGCATGAGGTTCCATATGGAGTTGATATCACAAATGGAAAAGAGCCAGAACACACACCTTTACAGTATCAAGAAGAGGGTGGAGTTCCTATTATCAAAAAATTTGATGAAAACAAAAGTGTTACACTTAAAAAAAGAAGATAA
- a CDS encoding NADH-quinone oxidoreductase subunit B family protein: MAQHKVDYFKDGGAPIALTTVDKLVNWGRSNSLWPLTYGLACCAIEMMATGASRYDFDRFGTIFRASPRQADVIVIAGTLTKKHAEFMRRLYDQMPEPKWVISMGSCANTGGMFNTYATVQGADRIVPVDIYLPGCAPRPETLQYALMMLQKKIRKESIFRKIKKKRLV; the protein is encoded by the coding sequence ATGGCACAGCATAAAGTAGACTATTTTAAAGATGGTGGAGCTCCAATTGCATTAACTACAGTTGATAAGTTAGTAAATTGGGGTAGGTCAAACTCACTTTGGCCTTTAACATATGGATTAGCATGTTGTGCTATTGAGATGATGGCAACTGGTGCTTCAAGATATGATTTTGATAGATTTGGAACAATTTTTAGAGCAAGTCCAAGACAAGCAGATGTTATTGTAATTGCGGGAACTCTTACAAAAAAACACGCAGAGTTTATGAGAAGACTGTATGACCAAATGCCAGAACCAAAATGGGTTATCTCTATGGGGTCTTGTGCAAATACAGGTGGAATGTTTAACACTTACGCAACTGTTCAAGGGGCAGATAGAATTGTACCAGTTGATATTTATCTTCCAGGTTGTGCTCCTAGACCTGAGACTTTACAGTATGCACTTATGATGCTTCAAAAGAAAATTAGAAAAGAGTCTATTTTTAGAAAAATCAAGAAAAAGAGGCTTGTATAA
- the nuoD gene encoding NADH dehydrogenase (quinone) subunit D: MRQTANRLKPFFENINFEREDNTMMVNFGPQHPSAHGQMRLMLELQGEEVVKATPGIGYLHRGMEKMGENMIYNEFLPTTDRMDYIASTSNNYGFALAVEKLLGIEAPRRAEVIRTMLLELNRVMSHLFWLATHALDVGAMSVFLYAFREREYAMDLIEDYCGARLTHSAVRIGGVPLDLPQNWCEDLEKFITSFEKEIDRYEGLLTENRIWKMRLENVGVINEELAKSWGCTGIVLRASGVKWDLRKEMPYGLYPELDFNVPIASTGDAYGRYKCYIQEMRESAKILRQLIPMYKSSESQLMAHAPEYISAPKEDIMTQNYSLMQHFVLVTQGMRPPKGEIYVATESPKGELGYMIVSDGSPYAYKMKLRGPSFWHTGVLEDLLPGHQLADVVTIIGNLNVVFGEIDR; the protein is encoded by the coding sequence ATGCGACAAACAGCAAATAGATTAAAACCTTTCTTTGAAAATATTAACTTCGAGCGTGAAGATAATACTATGATGGTAAACTTTGGGCCTCAACACCCATCTGCCCATGGTCAAATGAGACTTATGCTTGAACTTCAAGGTGAAGAGGTAGTAAAAGCAACACCTGGAATTGGATACCTTCATAGAGGTATGGAAAAGATGGGTGAGAATATGATTTATAATGAATTCTTGCCTACAACAGACAGAATGGATTATATTGCCTCTACTTCAAATAACTATGGCTTTGCCCTTGCCGTTGAGAAGTTATTAGGAATTGAAGCCCCTAGACGTGCAGAAGTTATTAGAACTATGCTTTTAGAACTAAATAGAGTAATGTCTCACCTTTTTTGGCTTGCTACTCACGCACTTGACGTTGGAGCTATGTCAGTATTTTTATATGCCTTTAGAGAAAGAGAATACGCAATGGACCTTATAGAAGACTATTGTGGTGCAAGACTTACTCATAGTGCAGTTAGAATTGGTGGAGTTCCTTTAGATTTACCACAAAATTGGTGTGAAGACTTAGAAAAATTTATCACTAGCTTTGAAAAAGAGATTGATAGATATGAAGGATTACTTACAGAAAATAGAATCTGGAAAATGAGACTTGAAAATGTAGGTGTGATAAATGAAGAACTTGCAAAATCTTGGGGATGTACGGGAATTGTTTTAAGAGCATCTGGTGTGAAATGGGATTTAAGAAAAGAGATGCCTTATGGCCTTTATCCAGAATTAGATTTTAACGTACCAATTGCAAGTACTGGTGATGCTTATGGAAGATATAAATGTTATATCCAAGAGATGAGAGAATCAGCAAAGATTTTAAGACAATTAATTCCTATGTATAAAAGTAGTGAGAGTCAACTAATGGCCCATGCCCCTGAATATATCTCAGCACCTAAAGAAGATATTATGACTCAAAACTACTCTTTAATGCAACACTTTGTCCTTGTAACTCAAGGAATGAGGCCACCAAAGGGTGAAATTTATGTAGCAACTGAATCACCAAAGGGTGAATTAGGATATATGATAGTTAGTGATGGTAGCCCATATGCATATAAAATGAAATTAAGAGGACCATCTTTTTGGCATACAGGAGTTTTAGAGGACTTGTTACCTGGACATCAATTAGCAGATGTTGTAACTATAATTGGTAACTTAAATGTTGTATTTGGTGAAATAGACAGGTAA